The DNA region GCACCCATGGATTTATTAAAAGAGGGAGCAAAGTCTATTTTGGGCAAGAGATGTAGCCAAAGAACGTAGTAGGATGTGTTTGATAGGGGTGAAAAGTAGGCAGAGAAGAGAGTTAAGTCTGGGGATGGCTCTCAATTATTTGAAGCGGCGGGGGTGACAGAACACCCTTGCCGAGCACAATGAGGCTGCTAAGTTGGAACTACCAAGGGCTTGGGAAATCTTGGACAGTTTAAAGCCTTCACGATTTAGTGAGGGATCAAACTCTCAATGTATGTTTTCTCATGGAAACAAGACTTGATAGAGATAGGTTTATGAAACATTGTCGAGACCTAGCCTATCCGAACAAATTCCTTGTGAAGAAACCTGATTCGGGTGGTGGTTTAGCGCTGATTTGGAAGGAGGATGTAAGGTTGGAAGTGATTAATTATACGGAGAATCATGTCTTGGCGAAGGTCGTCGAGGATACTGGATTTCAATGGTTTTTAACCGGGTTTTATGGTTGGCTGAAATCATGTCAGAAAcacaaatcttgggctcttttGAAGCATCTTTCTTCGCTAGTGACTGGTCCATGGTGCTGCATTGGTGACTTTAATGCTTATTTACATTCATTGGAAAAGCTGAGCAATCATCCGCCACAGGAAAAACATATGGAGGAGTTCGGGGATGCCTTGGAGTCTTGTCAACTAATTAATTTGGGTTTTCGGGGATATAAGTTCACATGGAATAACAAGCGACCAGGTGCAGCAAATACTAGAGAACGGCTTGATCGTGCTGTTGCAAATAAGGAGTGGTTAGATGCATTCTCGGAATGCTCGGTGTCCCATGAATTTTCTCATGCTTCAGACCATATGCCATTACTTTTGCAGATAGGAAAGGATAATAGACTCCAAGGACGTGTTGCTCGGGGTTTTAAGTTTGAAGAGGTATGGCTACTCTCTGAGGAGTGTGAGGACTTAGTTGGAGAAGCTTGGGGGCGATCAGGGGGTGGAGGGGCTTCTTTGGTTGgtatcaacaataaaattttgcaTTGTGACTAGGACAACTCCTCAGGTGGCTAAGATTAGGAGACTAAAAAAATGCTTGAAAGGTTGAATGTTTGTGATCAAACCGAGGCAACCAAATCTGACTTTGTGCCAGTAAGTATATAGCTCGATGATCTCCTCCTTAAGCAAGAAATATACTGGGCATAGCGCTCCCGCTTGTCTTGGCTAAAGTCTGGGGATAAGAACACTAAATTTGTCCACTCAAAGGCCTCACAAAGGCGGCGTAGAAATTTCATTCAGGGAATTAAAACTCCAGAGGGTGTGTGGGTTGATGAGATTGAGGATATAGTAAAGGTGGCAGTAAATTattttgaggatattttttCTTCGAGTAGGTGTGACTAGATGGAGGAATGCCTTTATGCAGTCTCTGATAAGATGTCTCCAGATATGCGTAATGTTTTATCCAATGAGTTTAGTGTTGATGAGGTGAAGACGGCGTTTTTCCAAATGGGACCAACAGAAGCTCCTGGACCGGATGGTATGAATGctcttttttatcaaaaattttggcatattgTTGGTACTGATGTGACTCATgcggttttggattttttgaatAATGGTAATATGTTGATTGATATAAATTATACTCATATTGTTCTCATCCCTAAAGAAAAGTATCTGGAGAAAATGTCAGATTACAGACCTATTAGcctgtgtaatgttatttataaaattatttctaggGTCTTGACTAACAGATTGAAGGTGATTCTTCCCCAATTAATTTCCCCCACCCAGAGTGCTTTTGTGCCTGGCCGTTTGATTACAAATAATGTGCTTGTTGCATATGAAACTTTGCATACCATGCATAGCAGGAGGAAGGGTAAAAAAGG from Castanea sativa cultivar Marrone di Chiusa Pesio chromosome 6, ASM4071231v1 includes:
- the LOC142639613 gene encoding uncharacterized protein LOC142639613, translating into METRLDRDRFMKHCRDLAYPNKFLVKKPDSGGGLALIWKEDVRLEVINYTENHVLAKVVEDTGFQWFLTGFYGWLKSCQKHKSWALLKHLSSLVTGPWCCIGDFNAYLHSLEKLSNHPPQEKHMEEFGDALESCQLINLGFRGYKFTWNNKRPGAANTRERLDRAVANKEWLDAFSECSVSHEFSHASDHMPLLLQIGKDNRLQGRVARGFKFEEVWLLSEECEDLVGEAWGRSGGGGASLVGINNKILHCD